Below is a genomic region from Bacillus mycoides.
GTAAGGCGTGCTGCTAAGCGGCTAAGTGTTAAGGACTGAATCCAAACCGTTCCAGGACCTTCTAGCGTTGCGAAGAATAAGCCTTCACCGCCAAATAGAGCTGTTTTTACTTTTCCAACGAATTGAACATCGTAGTTAACGTCTTTTGTCATTGCAACGAGACAACCTGTATCAATGCGAAGTTTCTCACCAGGTTTTAATTCACGCTTATATACAGTTCCGCCTGCATGCATGAAAGCTAGACCATCACCTTCAAGTTTCTGCATGATGAAACCTTCACCACCGAAGAAGCCAGTTCCTATTTTTTTAGTAAACTCAATTCCGATAGAAACACCTTTTGCGGCACAAAGAAATGCATCTTTTTGGCAGACTACTTTTCCTTGATATTCTGTTAAATCAACAGGAATAATTTTTCCAGGATAAGGAGCGGCGAATGATACGTGTCGTTTGCCATGACCTGTATTTGTAAATACAGTCATAAACATACTTTCATCTGTAACGAGACGTTTACCTGCGCCCATTAATTTACCGAATAGACCATTAGATGGTCCAGAACCATCACCGAAAATCGTTTCCATTTCGATATGATCTTCCATCATCATCATTGCGCCAGCCTCTGCGACAACGCTTTCTTCTGGATCCAATTCAATTTCAACAAACTGCATATCATCGCCATATAATTTATACTCGATTTCATGTGCTTGCATTTTTTCACCTCATCATATGTAGTAATTATATTGTACAGAAATCAAAGGAATTAGAATACTGTAGTTTTATTAATTTTTGAATAAAAATAGAATGAAAATTTAAGGTTATACTAGAATTATAAAAAACGATGGGACGAAAGTGTTCTCATTTGACGTTTTTGATATAGCATGATATAGTGAAAACACTATTGAGCTACATAATGTGGTACGGAAATAAAGCACGTTGTATTAAAGGCTGTAAGCTTGTTATACATTCATGTCCTTTATATCCACCTTTTCATGTGGATTCATAGTTTCATTTTTATTTAGGAGGTACATGACATGCAAACAGGTAAAGTTAAATGGTTTAACGGCGAAAAAGGTTTTGGCTTCATCGAAGTTGAAGGCGGAGAAGACGTATTCGTACATTTCTCAGCTATTCAAGGCGACGGCTTCAAAACTTTAGAAGAAGGTCAAGAAGTTTCTTTCGAAATCGTTGATGGAAACCGCGGACCACAAGCAGCTAACGTTACAAAAAACTAATTAGCTAGCGAAAAAAAGCATTCCGAATTTCGGAATGCTTTTTTTATGCTTTAGAACCAGACTCATCTGAAGATAATTCACCTTTAAAGGTGCGTTCTTCAAAGTCATCAAGCAATTGTTCATATTCTTCATGTTCTTCTGTTGCGAAAACTTGTGGGTTTTTTCCATACATATCTGTTCCAATAAAGTTTTCGAAATCCTCTACATACCCAACATTTTCTTCACTATTTACGTACATGCCATTATAGTTTTTTGAATCCTGTCTTTCTAAATCGGATGGTGTTTCTGATGTTCCGTAATTTGCGACGTCTTGCCAAGCATCTTCAGCATCGTACTCTACAGAATGATCTTCGTCGTGCTTATGAAACGAAGGATCTAGCACCTCTTCTTCAACTGGGCGCGTCTGCATATCTAATTTATTTGTAGTGTGCTGAATACACGTTGTAGCAGTTGGCATTGCTTCTAATCTTTCAAATGGAATTTCCTCACCAGACACTTCGCAAATTCCGTACGTACCAGCTTCAATTTTTTGCAGAGCATGTTTCGTATCTTCTAACTGTTTATGCCAAAATTCGATGAGTCCGAAATCTTTCTCACGTTCGTACAATTCTGTAGCCATATCACCTGGATGGTTGTCATAGCTAGACAATTCTCCTACTGAATCACGTTCAGATGCACGGTTTTCATCTTCATGAGTTTGTATCGTTTGTTCAACTTCTTGCTGTTGTTTTTCTAGAATAGATTTAAATTGATTTATTTGTTGTGGAGTTAACATAGTCGTCCACCTTCCTACAATTCAGTTTCTTTACATAGTATGAGCGTTGAGAGTAGGAATTATGAGATGAATTTCAGCCGGGAAGTCGGTATATGAAAAAAGGAGCCGCATAAGCAGCTCCTTTCTATAGGAAGTATCCAAGTAATAATCCGATTCCCATTAGGAGACCGAAAATTGTATTTGTTTTTGCTGTTGAAATCATCGCAGGTACCATTTCCATTGGAATGCTTTTGCCGATAAAGCCTTTCGTCGCTTTAAATGCTTTCGGTACACTTAAGAATACGATAAGCATCCATGGTGATACGATGTTAACGATGATTAAAGCGATTGTCCAAATGTAGGCAACGATAAACATAGAAGCAAGTACACCAACGGCTCTTTCGCGTCCAACGAGAATTGCTAACGTTTTACGACCATTTTCTTTATCACCATCTAAATCACGAATATTGTTAGATAGTAAAATTGCACCAATTAAAATGGAGCTTGGAATAGATAATAAAATCACTTCTGATGTTACTGCGCCTGTTTGGATAAAGAATGAAATACCAATAATAATGACACCCATAAATAATCCTGCTGTTAGCTCTCCAAATGGTGTGTACGCAATTGGAATAGGGCCACCAGTGTAAAGGTAAGCAACGGCCATACAAACAAGACCGATTGCAGCAAGCCACCAGCTAGAGTTCATACAAATATAAACACCTAATAGCGTTGCGATGCCTAAAAATCCGAATGCTAAGTTAAGAACGGTTTTTGGTTTAATGCCATCGCGGACGATAGCACCGCCTATTCCAACTGAACCTTCATGATCGAGTCCTCTTTTATAATCAAAGTATTCATTAAACATGTTCGTTGCTGCTTGAATGAGAAGGCAAGCAAGAAGCATCATAAAGAAAAGAGGAAGATGTATTTGATTTATACCTCCGACCTGCATTGCAAAAGCTGTTCCGATGAAAACAGGAACGAAAGCTGCTGTTAATGTATGGGGACGTAATAAACTCCACCAAATTCGCCAGCCTGTTTGTTTACTTGGCTTTGGCGACGTAGGAGAGGAATTCGTTTCGACGTTCATTTCCATGTTGAATCCTCCTTGGTCACATATTGTACACAATTAAGTGTAGAAAAAGCATCATTTAGTGTCAACGTTTATTTTCTAGGAAGAGAAGGTGAATTTCTCAGAAATGCTAAACGTTGACAGGCCTTTCCTTTGAGGTGTATCTTAAAATCAAGCGTAATTATGACTATTTTTCGCCCATAGGGGGGAGACAATTGTGATTCAAACGAAACGAAAAGGCTTACAAGAAGTTCTTGTTACAGCTATTAAGCGTGCGACTGATGAAAAAACATTAGTTAGTTTTGTAAAACAAATAGATTGGGTGGATCCACTTCTGTTTTATGCAGCAGGAAAAAGGATCGCATTCGAAAATAGATGTTATTTTGCAGACCCAGCTCAGCATGTAATATTTGCTGGAATTGGCTCTGTTTTCACTATAGCAAATTCTTCTCACAAACGCTTTCAAACTGCTCGTGACGAGTGGGATAAAGTAAAAGAGAAAGCATTCGTACAAAGAGAAGGATACGAATTTGGAACAGGTCCTCTTTTATTTGGTGGATTTTCATTTGACCAAGAAAAAGAAAAAACGAATCTTTGGAAAGAATTTGATGATACCACATTTTCACTACCAGCATTTTTATTAACTGTAAAAAATGAAAAGGCGTGGTTAACGATTAATCAGTTCGTTTCAGCTGAAGATTGTGCAGAAACTCTTTATAACGAAATTATTTCTGTAGAAGAGAGAATTTTACAAGAGAGTAAATGTGCACTAGTAGGATCAAAATTAACAGTTACTTCTAAAGTAGAAGTTGATCCGAGTGGCTGGATGAACGCGATTGGAAAAGTGCAAGATGAAATGAAGCAAGGGAACGTGCAGAAGGTTGTATTAGCAAGGGAGCTAAAATTAACGATGGATCAGCATATTGATTCCGTTCTTGTTTTAGAAGCGCTTCGCATTGGGCAACCGGATTGTTACGTATTTTCTTTTGATTATAAAGGAGCATGCTTCTTAGGGGCGACACCTGAGCGATTGATTCGAAAAGAAGGCGAGAAGTTCACATCGATGTGCCTTGCTGGTTCAATTGGTCATGGCAATTCTATAGAAGAAAGTAAAAAAAATGGTGAGACGCTTCTTCATGATGAAAAGAATTTGGCTGAACACGGTTATGTAGTTAACATGATTCGAGGTGTGCTAAGTGAGCATTGCGAATCTGTTAATATTCCGGAGAGCCCAGGCTTATTAACGACGAAAAATTTAATCCATTTATATACGCCAGTAGAAGCAAAAGGTGATGCAAGTCTTTTAACGATGGTAGAAGAATTACATCCAACACCAGCTCTTGGTGGTACACCTCGTCATGAGGCGTTGAAATTAATCCGTGATGTAGAGCTTTTAGATAGAGGATTATATGGTGCACCAATTGGCTTTATAGATGATGAAGGAAATGGTGAATTTGCGGTTGCACTTCGCTGCGGATTATTAAATGGCGAGAAGGCATCCTTATTTGCCGGCTGTGGTATCGTAATTGATTCAGTAGCGCAGCTTGAATATGAAGAAACAAGTTTGAAGTTTAGACCGATGCTTGGTGCTTTGGAGGAATTAATGAAATGAACAATCATATAGAAGCATTATCATATTATTTAGGCGCGTTCGTGGACGAACTGACGCGTCTAAATGTATGTGATGTTGTCATTAGTCCTGGCTCACGGTCAACGCCGATTGCCTTACTAATGGAACAACATGAAGGAATGAAAACATATTTACATGTAGACGAAAGATCAGCAGGATTTTTTGCGCTCGGTATTGCGAAAGCAAAAAAACGTCCTGTTGCGCTATTATGTACGTCAGGGACGGCAGCAGCGAACTATTATCCAGCTGTATGTGAAGCGTTTCATTCACGAGTGCCGCTTATCGTATTAACAGCGGATAGACCGCATGAATTAAGAGATGTGGGTGCACCACAGGCGATGAATCAATTTAATTTATACGGTACTTTTGTGAAGCAATTTACAGAGATGGCACTTCCTGAAGCGAGTGAAGCAATGTATCATTACGCTCGAATGACAACGCAGCGTACGATAGCAAGTGCACTTCTAGCCCCGCAAGGACCTGTTCATCTTAATTTTCCAGTTCGCGAGCCGCTTATACCGGATTTCTCATTAGAAAGTTTATGGGATAAAGGGCGTGGTGAATATACAGGAGTAGTTCAGCAAGGGAACGTGACGATGCCGAGTGAATATGTAGATTCTCTTGTAGGGCGCCTTTCACATATGGAAAAGGGGCTTATTATTTGTGGAGACGGCAGTCATCCAGAAATAACAGAAGTTGTTATGAAAGTAGCTGAGAAAACAGGGTATCCAATTTTAGCAGATCCACTTTCTAACCTCCGTAGTGGTAATCATGATAAAACGATGGTTATAGATTGTTACGATACATTTTTACGAAATGAATTGTTAAAAGAAACGTGGAAGCCGAATGTTTTAATTCGTTTCGGAGGAATGCCTGTCTCTAAAGCATTAACGCAGTTCATCAAAAAACAAACGAAAGCTGTTCATATCGTTGTCGATGAATCTGGACAATGGAGAGATCCAGCTCTAGTTGCGACAGAAGTTGTACAAGCTAGTGACAGTGAATTTTGCAGAGCATTACTAGAGAAAATGCCAGTTATGAAAAAGAATGATTGGTTCGGAATGTGGAAACAAATAAACGAGAAAACGAGAGAAACGCTTCGTGAGATGGAAACATATGAAACGGCATTTGAAGGAAAAGTAATTACGGATATTGTAAGTGTATTACCAGAAGGGGCAACGTTATTTGCGAGTAATAGTATGCCAATTCGCGATACCGATTCATTTTTCTTCACATCGGATAAAAACATTCAAGTAATGGCGAACCGCGGTGTAAATGGTATTGATGGAATCATTTCAACAGCTTTAGGAGCGAGTATTATTTGTGATCCGCTCGTATTAGTAATCGGTGATTTATCATTTTATCACGATTTAAACGGACTATTAGCCGCGAAACTACATGAGTTAAATATAACGATTGTTGTTGTAAATAATGATGGTGGAGGTATTTTCTCATTCTTACCACAATACGAGAAAAAGGAACATTTCGAATCATTATTTGGAACACCAATTGGGCTTGATTATGAACATGTTGTCAAAATGTATGGTGGTTCATTTAGCCGTGTAAATGGTTGGGGAAACTTCCGAGAAGAAGTACAAACTGGAACGAAAACGAATGGATTACACGTCGTGGAAATTTGTACGAATCGCGAAGAAAACTTGAAATTACATCGTGAACTATGGGCAAAAACAATGGACGTTATTACTACATCTTTGCAAGGTGAATCAAAATGAAAGTAACATTGCAAGGTGTATCGTATGAATATGAAGTAGCCGGAAGCGGGGAACCACTTCTACTTCTTCATGGTTTTACGGGAAGCATGGAAACGTGGGGTTCCTTTATTCCTTCTTGGAGCGAGCAGTTTCAAGTCATTCTAGTAGACATTGTTGGACACGGGAAAACGGAAAGTCCTGAAGATGTGATGCATTATGATATTCAAAATGTGGCACTGCAAATGAAAGAACTACTGGATCATCTTCATATTGAAAATGCGCACATACTTGGCTATTCAATGGGTGGTAGACTTGCGATTACGATGGCATGCTTATATCCAGAATATGTGCGTTCGCTTCTTTTAGAAAACTGTACAGCTGGACTTGAGAGTGCAAAGGAGCGAAAAGAACGCAAGGAAAAAGATGAACGACTTGCCGATAAAATTGAGCAAGAAGGCATCCGAAGTTTTGTATCGATGTGGGAAAATATTCCGCTATTTGAAACGCAAAAACGTTTAGTGCAAAACGTAAAAGAAGCGGTGCGAAAAGAACGACTTGCTAATAATCCAAAAGGACTTGCAAATAGTCTTCGTGGCATGGGAACAGGGGCTCAACCTTCATGGTGGAACGAATTGCAAAACCTAAAAATGCCTGTCCTTTTACTGAATGGAGAAAGCGATGAAAAGTTCTTTCGCCTATTAAAAAACATCGAAAAATGCATCCCTCATGCGAAATTTGTCAAAATTGATGGGGCTGGCCATGCAATTCATGTGGAACAACCGGAAAAGTTTGATACAATAGTAAAGGGATTTCTAAAAACTATGCAGTGATACTTTTTTCAGCAAGAAGGAAGTTGCACTTATAGCGGAGATCAGAAATATAAAAGGAGGTAATAGTAATGACTATTGAATGGGTAAAAGAAGGCAATTACGAAGATATTATTTATTCAACATACAATGGCATCGCAAAGATTTCGATTAACCGCCCTGAAGTACATAATGCATTCCGTCCTAAAACGGTAATGGAGTTAATCAATGCTTTTGCACACGCTCGTGATGATGCAAATGTTGGCGTTATCATTTTAACAGGTGAAGGTGGACGTGCATTCTGTTCTGGCGGCGACCAAAAAGTTCGCGGTCATGGTGGCTATGTAGGTGACGACCAAATCCCACGTTTAAACGTATTAGACTTACAACGTCTAATTCGCGCAATCCCTAAACCGGTTATCGCAATGGTAGCAGGTTATGCAATCGGTGGTGGACACGTACTTCATATCGTATGTGACTTAACAATCGCTGCAGACAACGCTGTATTCGGACAAACAGGTCCTAAAGTAGGAAGCTTTGACGGTGGATACGGAGCTGGTTATTTAGCTCGTATGGTAGGCCATAAGAAAGCTCGTGAAATTTGGTACCTATGCCGTCAATATAGTGCACAAGAAGCACTTGATATGGGCTTAGTAAACACAGTAGTACCATTAGAAGAACTTGAAGCAGAAACAGTACAATGGTCACAAGAAATTTTAGCAAACAGCCCAATGGCACTTCGTTTCCTAAAAGCTGCATTCAACGCAGACACAGACGGTTTAGCTGGTATTCAACAACTAGCTGGAGACGCAACGTTATTGTACTACACAACTGACGAAGCAAAAGAAGGCCGCGACGCGTTCAAAGAAAAACGCACTCCGGACTTCGGTCAATTCCCTCGTTTCCCGTGATCAAACCAAAAGCGGAAGCGGCTCGCTTAGAATGTGAGGGGGATGGAGCTTCTGACAGAGAGGCGCTTTTTGCCTCGTAGGAAGAAGTGAAGCCACCGAACATTCTAGCCGCTGTAGCTGGATGAAACCAAAAGCGGAAGCAGCTCGTTCAGAACAAGAGGGCGTTGGAACTCCTGAAAAAGAGGCGCTTTTTGCCTCACAGGAAGGCGTGAAACGACCGACTGTTCTAGCTGCTGTAGCTGGATGTTTCAAAAGCGGAGCCGACTGTTTAGCTCCGTAGGCTAAGGTTCTTTCGCACAGAAAGTGTTTTTTACTTTCTCGTGCGGAAGGTTCTTAGACGGAAGGGGCTAGGAGGCGCAGCTGGATGTGATGAAAAGCGGAAGCAGCTCGCACACAATGTGAGACGCAACCAAAAGATCACACCGGAAACAAAACAACTAAGAGACTTGATGTCATATCAGGTCTCTTTCTTTCATGAAAGGAGAATGAGTGATGGAGACGATGCCGAATTGGTTAATGCAACGTGCATTTTTAACACCTGATCGCACTGCAATTGAAATTGAAGAGGAGAAGGTTACTTTCGTGCAGCTGCATGAAAAAGTAGTATCTGTTTGTGAACACCTCACGCATGTAGGAGTGAAGCGGGCGCAAAAGGTGGCTGTTCTGATGAAAAATGGTATGGAGATGATTACAGTTATTCACGCCCTATCTTACATAGGTGCAGTAGCTGTGCTTTTAAATACGCGTCTTTCAAGAGAAGAGCTACTTTGGCAAATGGATGATGCGGAAGTTGTTTGTTTAGTGACGGATCAAGAGTTTGAGACGGAAAATGTTCCAGTATGTTCATTTGCTGAAGTGATGCAAGGACCGAAGGCGGAAGCATTTATACAAGAAGAATTCTCTTTAGAAGAAGCGATGACAATTATTTATACGTCAGGGACGACAGGGAAACCGAAAGGCGTTGTTTTAACGTACGGTAACCACTGGGCAAGTGCAGTCGGTTCTTCGCTTAATTTAGGGCTTCGTGATGATGATTGTTGGTTAGCTTGTATGCCAATGTTCCACGTTGGCGGGTTATCTCTTTTAATGAAAAATATTATGTACGGTATGCGCATTTTACTCGTTCCAAAATATGATGCTAATTTTATTCATAAAGCACTTCAAACGAGAGGCGTTACGATTATTTCTGTCGTTTCTAAAATGCTAACAGATTTATTAGAACTACTTGGCGAAGGTACATATCCATCTTCTTTACGATGCATGTTACTTGGGGGAGGACCAGCACCGAAGCCGTTATTAGAAACATGTGTGGAAAAAGGAATTCCTGTGTATCAAACGTACGGTATGACAGAAACATCATCGCAAATTTGTACGTTAACAGCAGATTACATGTTAACGAAAGTAGGATCAGCCGGAAAACCACTATTTCAGTGTCAGCTTCGTATTGAAAAAGACGGCGTAGTTGTGCCGCCCCGTGCTGAAGGAGAAATTGTAGTAAAAGGACCGAACGTAACAGGTGGCTACTTTAACCGTGAAGATGCGACGCATGAGGCGATCAGAAATGGATGGCTTCATACTGGTGACCTCGGTTATTTAGATGAGGAAGGATTTTTATACGTATTAGATCGACGCAGTGATTTAATTATTTCTGGCGGAGAAAACATATATCCAGCTCAAATTGAAGAAGTATTGCTCTCTCATCCGGCGGTAGCAGAAGCGGGTGTTGTCGGTATGGCTGACGAAAGTTGGGGACAAGTACCAGCTGCTTTTGTTGTAAAAAGTGGAGAGGTAACAGAAGAAGAAATTCTTCGTTTTTGCGAAGAGAAATTAGCGAAATATAAAGTGCCGAAGAAAGCATGTTTCTTAGAGGAATTACCACGAAATGCTTCGAAGAAATTGTTAAGACGAGAGTTAAGACAATTAGTGGAGGAGATGTAGGTGGAAATAAAAAAAGCGACACTTTATATAACGGAAATGCCGCTCATTATCCCGTTTGCGGCAAGTTACGGGACTTATGAAAAGCGTGAAAGTATCGTCATTGAATTAGAAGATACAGATGGATACATTGGTTTTGGTGAAGTCGTTGCATTTTCTGAACCGTGGTATACGGAAGAAACGGTAAAGACAGCGCTGCATGTACTTCAGGATTTTTTATTACCAGATTTATTGAAAGCTGAAATTTCTCATCCGAATGAAGTACCGTCTTTGTTCAAACATATAAAGAGAAACCGAATGGCAAAGGCCGGAATTGAAGGTGCTGTTTGGGATTTATATGCGAAGCGTCAAAAGCAGTCGTTAGCGATATTGCTTGGCGGAAATAGGTCTGAAATTGAAGTCGGCGTTGTGATTGGGATCAATACAATTCCAGTTATGCTAAAACAAATCGAGGAGTACGCGGAAGAAGGATACGAGCGCTTTAAAGTGAAAATAAAGCCAGAACATGATTACGAATTGCTGAAAGAAATTCGTAAAGAGTTTCCGAATATCCCGTTAATGGCTGATGCAAATTCAGCTTATACATTAGCGGATACGGAGAAGTTGAAACGACTAGATGAATTCCAACTTATGATGATTGAACAACCGTTAGCGGATTACGATTTTCTGGATCATGCACAGTTGCAAAAGAAAATTGAAACACCGATTTGTTTAGATGAAAGCATCCATAGTTTAGAAGACGCACGTGTTGCGATTACGCTTGGCAGTTGCCGCGTCGTTAATATTAAACCAGGGCGAGTGGGCGGATTAACAGAGTCCGTTCAAATCCATAATTATTGTATGGAGCATAACATACCAGTTTGGTGCGGTGGCATGGTAGAAATGGGGATTTCACGAGCTCAAAATGTTGCACTCGCTTCATTGCCAAACTTTACGATTCCTGGAGATATATCTGCTTCTAGTAGACATTGGGAGAGGGATATTATTTCACCGGAAGTGATGCTTGAAGGCGGAAAAGTAAGGGTACCGCAAAGTATTGAACGTGAGTATGAAGTAGATCGAGGCAGGTTGGAAGAAATAACAAAGCAGCGGATTATTTTTGAGCGATGAATGGGAGCTTTTATTAGTACTGACTACCTGCAAATAGCGGGATGATTTTGTCGTTAATTTTCGGTAAGTCGATATACTTAAAAAATCGCCGATATAATTTCATTTATCAAGGTTACTCTTACGGGTAGCCTTTTCTTATTGTACAAATTGGATAGACTAGTTTAAAATCGAGCGTATGAAAACAGAATAAAGTAGGGGGACTAAAATGAAGCGCATTTCAATTTTAATAGCTGATGATGAAGCGGAAATTGCTGATTTAATTGAGATACATTTAGAAAAAGAGGGTTACCACGTCGTTAAAGCAGCTGATGGAGAAGAAGCCATGCATATTATTCAAACGCAGCCAATTGACTTAGTGGTTTTAGATATTATGATGCCGAAAATGGATGGATATGAAGTGACGAGGCAGATTCGCGGCAAGCACCACATGCCAATCATTTTCTTAAGTGCGAAAACATCTGATTTTGATAAAGTGACAGGTCTTGTATTAGGCGCAGATGATTATATGACGAAACCTTTTACACCGATTGAATTAGTTGCACGTGTAAATGCACAACTGCGTAGATTTCTTACGTTAAATCAGCCGAAAGTAGCGGAGAATAAATCTGCTTTAGAAATAGGCGGAGTCGCTATTGATCCTGAGCGAAGAACAGTAAATGTGTACGGAGAGCCAATTGAATTAACACCAAAAGAATTTGATATTTTATATGTATTAGCAAGTCATCCGAAGAAAGTGTACAGTGTGGAAAATATTTTTCAGCAAGTATGGGCTGAAGGGTATTACGAAAGTGGAAATACAGTTATGGTACATATCCGTACTTTGCGAAAAAAGCTTGGGGAAGATAAAAGAAAGGATAAGTTAATAAAAACAGTGTGGGGGGTAGGTTATACTTTCAATGGCTAAAACGATGAGAAGCTTTCGCTCGAAGATGATTATGCTATTTGCGTTAAGTATGATATTAGCTGGTGGCGTAACGTATTTGATTTATGAGGGGCTACGTCTCTATTATAAATTAGCAGTTCGTTATGAGGATCCTTTAGCCCAATTTCGTTCAATGGTAAGACAAATTGGGGACATTAATTTCTTTTTAATTGTATTTATTCCTCTGTCCATTATGTTTTTCTTCTTTCTTACTAGACCGTATTTAAAATATTTTGATGAGATTTCGAACGGGATTCATCATCTTGCGAACGGAGATTTTTCAAATCAAGTTCGTGTTTCATCAAATGATGAGTTTGGATATATCGCACGCGAAATTAATGTAGCAAGTGAAAAATTAAAAGAAGCGGTTGAACGAGGAGACTTTGCGGAAAGTAGTAAAGATCAGCTCATTGTCAACTTAGCTCATGATTTAAGAACGCCGCTAACATCTGTTTTAGGGTATTTAGATTTAATTCT
It encodes:
- the menD gene encoding 2-succinyl-5-enolpyruvyl-6-hydroxy-3-cyclohexene-1-carboxylic-acid synthase, which produces MNNHIEALSYYLGAFVDELTRLNVCDVVISPGSRSTPIALLMEQHEGMKTYLHVDERSAGFFALGIAKAKKRPVALLCTSGTAAANYYPAVCEAFHSRVPLIVLTADRPHELRDVGAPQAMNQFNLYGTFVKQFTEMALPEASEAMYHYARMTTQRTIASALLAPQGPVHLNFPVREPLIPDFSLESLWDKGRGEYTGVVQQGNVTMPSEYVDSLVGRLSHMEKGLIICGDGSHPEITEVVMKVAEKTGYPILADPLSNLRSGNHDKTMVIDCYDTFLRNELLKETWKPNVLIRFGGMPVSKALTQFIKKQTKAVHIVVDESGQWRDPALVATEVVQASDSEFCRALLEKMPVMKKNDWFGMWKQINEKTRETLREMETYETAFEGKVITDIVSVLPEGATLFASNSMPIRDTDSFFFTSDKNIQVMANRGVNGIDGIISTALGASIICDPLVLVIGDLSFYHDLNGLLAAKLHELNITIVVVNNDGGGIFSFLPQYEKKEHFESLFGTPIGLDYEHVVKMYGGSFSRVNGWGNFREEVQTGTKTNGLHVVEICTNREENLKLHRELWAKTMDVITTSLQGESK
- a CDS encoding 1,4-dihydroxy-2-naphthoate polyprenyltransferase; this encodes MEMNVETNSSPTSPKPSKQTGWRIWWSLLRPHTLTAAFVPVFIGTAFAMQVGGINQIHLPLFFMMLLACLLIQAATNMFNEYFDYKRGLDHEGSVGIGGAIVRDGIKPKTVLNLAFGFLGIATLLGVYICMNSSWWLAAIGLVCMAVAYLYTGGPIPIAYTPFGELTAGLFMGVIIIGISFFIQTGAVTSEVILLSIPSSILIGAILLSNNIRDLDGDKENGRKTLAILVGRERAVGVLASMFIVAYIWTIALIIVNIVSPWMLIVFLSVPKAFKATKGFIGKSIPMEMVPAMISTAKTNTIFGLLMGIGLLLGYFL
- a CDS encoding yteA family sporulation protein, with protein sequence MLTPQQINQFKSILEKQQQEVEQTIQTHEDENRASERDSVGELSSYDNHPGDMATELYEREKDFGLIEFWHKQLEDTKHALQKIEAGTYGICEVSGEEIPFERLEAMPTATTCIQHTTNKLDMQTRPVEEEVLDPSFHKHDEDHSVEYDAEDAWQDVANYGTSETPSDLERQDSKNYNGMYVNSEENVGYVEDFENFIGTDMYGKNPQVFATEEHEEYEQLLDDFEERTFKGELSSDESGSKA
- a CDS encoding TIGR00266 family protein — encoded protein: MQAHEIEYKLYGDDMQFVEIELDPEESVVAEAGAMMMMEDHIEMETIFGDGSGPSNGLFGKLMGAGKRLVTDESMFMTVFTNTGHGKRHVSFAAPYPGKIIPVDLTEYQGKVVCQKDAFLCAAKGVSIGIEFTKKIGTGFFGGEGFIMQKLEGDGLAFMHAGGTVYKRELKPGEKLRIDTGCLVAMTKDVNYDVQFVGKVKTALFGGEGLFFATLEGPGTVWIQSLTLSRLAARLTSPAAQNSGEGSVLGGLGRLLDGKE
- a CDS encoding isochorismate synthase yields the protein MIQTKRKGLQEVLVTAIKRATDEKTLVSFVKQIDWVDPLLFYAAGKRIAFENRCYFADPAQHVIFAGIGSVFTIANSSHKRFQTARDEWDKVKEKAFVQREGYEFGTGPLLFGGFSFDQEKEKTNLWKEFDDTTFSLPAFLLTVKNEKAWLTINQFVSAEDCAETLYNEIISVEERILQESKCALVGSKLTVTSKVEVDPSGWMNAIGKVQDEMKQGNVQKVVLARELKLTMDQHIDSVLVLEALRIGQPDCYVFSFDYKGACFLGATPERLIRKEGEKFTSMCLAGSIGHGNSIEESKKNGETLLHDEKNLAEHGYVVNMIRGVLSEHCESVNIPESPGLLTTKNLIHLYTPVEAKGDASLLTMVEELHPTPALGGTPRHEALKLIRDVELLDRGLYGAPIGFIDDEGNGEFAVALRCGLLNGEKASLFAGCGIVIDSVAQLEYEETSLKFRPMLGALEELMK
- the cspD gene encoding cold-shock protein CspD, with translation MQTGKVKWFNGEKGFGFIEVEGGEDVFVHFSAIQGDGFKTLEEGQEVSFEIVDGNRGPQAANVTKN
- the menB gene encoding 1,4-dihydroxy-2-naphthoyl-CoA synthase, whose translation is MTIEWVKEGNYEDIIYSTYNGIAKISINRPEVHNAFRPKTVMELINAFAHARDDANVGVIILTGEGGRAFCSGGDQKVRGHGGYVGDDQIPRLNVLDLQRLIRAIPKPVIAMVAGYAIGGGHVLHIVCDLTIAADNAVFGQTGPKVGSFDGGYGAGYLARMVGHKKAREIWYLCRQYSAQEALDMGLVNTVVPLEELEAETVQWSQEILANSPMALRFLKAAFNADTDGLAGIQQLAGDATLLYYTTDEAKEGRDAFKEKRTPDFGQFPRFP
- the menH gene encoding 2-succinyl-6-hydroxy-2,4-cyclohexadiene-1-carboxylate synthase, which encodes MKVTLQGVSYEYEVAGSGEPLLLLHGFTGSMETWGSFIPSWSEQFQVILVDIVGHGKTESPEDVMHYDIQNVALQMKELLDHLHIENAHILGYSMGGRLAITMACLYPEYVRSLLLENCTAGLESAKERKERKEKDERLADKIEQEGIRSFVSMWENIPLFETQKRLVQNVKEAVRKERLANNPKGLANSLRGMGTGAQPSWWNELQNLKMPVLLLNGESDEKFFRLLKNIEKCIPHAKFVKIDGAGHAIHVEQPEKFDTIVKGFLKTMQ